Proteins found in one Gordonia sp. PDNC005 genomic segment:
- a CDS encoding acyl-CoA dehydrogenase family protein produces the protein MDLLFDDAAQAFRTEVRTWLDANVPTEPLPSMDTAEGFEAHRAWEQKMADARLSVVSWPEEFGGRDVPLLHWLIFEEEYYRSGAPGRVSQNGIFLLAPTLFEHASPEQLARIMPRMARSEDIWGQAWSEPEAGSDLASLRSTATRTEGGWLLNGQKTWSSRSSFADWGFGLFRSDKDAQRHRGITYFMFDLRAPGVTVRPIAQLDGEAGFAELFLENVFVPDDPSNPGESGVIGDVNNGWKVAMSTAANERGLSLRSPGRFLAATDRLVALWKSTSRPSSRRDEVPTSDAAVADAWIGARAYELSTYQTVSRLAAGGQLGLESSINKVFWSQWDIAAHETALDLLGADAELAGSWSDGYLFSLSGPIYAGTNEIQRNVIAERLLGLPRGDR, from the coding sequence ATGGATCTGCTGTTCGACGACGCCGCGCAGGCGTTTCGCACCGAAGTCCGGACGTGGCTCGACGCCAACGTTCCGACTGAGCCGCTTCCCTCGATGGACACCGCGGAAGGTTTCGAAGCCCACCGCGCGTGGGAGCAGAAGATGGCCGACGCCAGACTGTCGGTGGTCTCCTGGCCGGAAGAGTTCGGCGGCCGAGACGTCCCGCTGCTGCACTGGTTGATCTTCGAAGAGGAGTACTACCGTTCGGGCGCTCCCGGACGCGTGAGCCAGAACGGCATCTTCCTGCTGGCGCCGACGCTGTTCGAGCACGCGAGCCCCGAGCAGCTCGCTCGAATCATGCCGCGCATGGCCAGGTCGGAAGACATCTGGGGCCAGGCGTGGAGCGAACCCGAAGCGGGCAGCGACCTCGCATCGCTGCGCTCCACTGCCACCCGCACCGAAGGCGGCTGGCTGCTCAACGGCCAGAAGACCTGGAGCTCGCGGTCGAGCTTCGCCGACTGGGGCTTCGGCCTGTTCCGTTCGGACAAGGACGCCCAGCGTCATCGTGGAATCACCTACTTCATGTTCGACCTGCGCGCACCGGGCGTCACCGTCCGGCCGATCGCGCAGCTCGACGGCGAGGCGGGCTTCGCCGAACTGTTCCTCGAGAACGTGTTCGTCCCCGACGACCCGTCCAACCCCGGCGAGTCCGGGGTGATCGGCGATGTGAACAACGGCTGGAAGGTTGCGATGAGCACCGCCGCCAACGAGCGCGGCCTCTCGCTGCGCTCGCCCGGCCGCTTCCTCGCCGCCACCGACCGCCTCGTCGCATTGTGGAAGTCCACCTCCCGCCCGAGTAGCCGGCGCGACGAGGTCCCCACGTCCGACGCCGCTGTCGCGGATGCGTGGATCGGGGCTCGAGCCTACGAGCTCTCCACATATCAGACAGTCAGCCGACTGGCCGCAGGCGGACAGCTCGGCCTCGAGTCGTCCATCAACAAGGTGTTCTGGTCGCAGTGGGACATCGCCGCCCACGAGACCGCACTCGACCTGCTCGGCGCCGACGCCGAACTCGCCGGATCATGGTCGGACGGATACCTCTTCTCGCTGTCGGGCCCGATCTACGCCGGCACCAACGAGATTCAACGCAATGTGATCGCCGAGCGACTCCTCGGCCTGCCCCGCGGAGATCGATAG
- a CDS encoding enoyl-CoA hydratase, whose protein sequence is MTNVVIPPALGPDDLGPDTSPVAYETDGAVAYVTLNRPDYRNAQNSVMTYSLDAAFGKAVDDTSVKVIVLRANGKHFSAGHDIGTPERDFNTFYPNTATLHWDHTRQDGAALDSNQRLAREIEVYMGMCRRWRDIPKPVIAQVHGACIAGGLMLAWAADFIVASDDAFFSDPVARMGIPGVEYFAHAYVLGARRAKEILFTGQRFTAAQALDWGMVNHVVPRDELQAKVDEICAQMTEMPMQGLFLSKKAVNICEDQMGMRNAMDSVFGWHHFAHAANDADSGDSLGGMDAKSMKASAEKKG, encoded by the coding sequence ATGACCAACGTCGTGATTCCACCCGCCCTCGGGCCCGACGACCTCGGCCCCGACACGTCGCCCGTCGCATACGAGACCGACGGGGCCGTCGCCTACGTGACGCTGAATCGTCCCGACTACCGCAACGCGCAGAACTCGGTGATGACCTACTCCCTCGACGCCGCCTTCGGCAAGGCCGTCGACGACACGTCCGTCAAGGTGATCGTGCTCCGCGCCAACGGCAAGCACTTCTCCGCGGGCCACGACATCGGCACGCCGGAACGCGACTTCAACACCTTCTACCCGAACACCGCGACGCTGCACTGGGATCACACCCGCCAGGACGGCGCCGCGCTCGACAGCAACCAGCGACTCGCTCGCGAGATCGAGGTCTACATGGGCATGTGCCGCCGCTGGCGGGACATCCCCAAGCCGGTCATCGCCCAGGTGCACGGTGCGTGCATCGCGGGCGGCCTGATGCTGGCGTGGGCCGCCGACTTCATCGTCGCGTCCGACGACGCGTTCTTCTCCGATCCCGTCGCCCGCATGGGCATCCCCGGTGTCGAGTACTTCGCGCACGCCTACGTACTCGGAGCCCGGCGCGCCAAGGAGATCCTCTTCACCGGCCAGCGGTTCACCGCGGCGCAGGCGCTCGACTGGGGCATGGTCAACCACGTCGTCCCGCGCGACGAACTGCAGGCCAAGGTCGACGAGATCTGCGCGCAGATGACCGAGATGCCGATGCAGGGCCTGTTCCTGTCCAAGAAGGCCGTCAACATCTGCGAAGACCAGATGGGCATGCGCAACGCGATGGACTCCGTGTTCGGCTGGCATCACTTCGCCCACGCCGCAAACGACGCCGACTCCGGCGACTCGCTCGGCGGCATGGACGCGAAGTCCATGAAGGCCAGCGCCGAGAAGAAGGGCTGA